The following nucleotide sequence is from Anguilla rostrata isolate EN2019 chromosome 3, ASM1855537v3, whole genome shotgun sequence.
AGTGACCAACGCAACATAGCATAAAATGAGGGCAATATTACTCATGTTATTTATCTTACCGTAGCTGTCTGTCGAAGGGCTACACTGGTTTGACTTCCAGACAACAGAAAGTGTTTGAGTTGGTGATCACACAGAAGCTCAATGAGGAAAGGTCGTCTAGACACTGCAGAAAAAGTAAAcataatgtttaaatgttaaaaggcAGTCTTTTCAAAGGGTCAAACTTGATGGAAAATGTACGAAGTTGAGAGTTAGAAATGCAAGCCTTTTGGCTGTAGGCTAGACCCTAAGGCATAAGCCTGCTTGTTAAGGTTTCTCAGAAAGATGATCTATACGGACACATTTCTTCCTGGTAAACCTGTACCTGTTGAGCCCTAATGACATTTACACAATCAGATGTTTCCAGGTCTGGTGCTTCCTTATGAATAATGCCACTCTTCTGACATACTTGATGAACTTCTTTAAATGTATTGCATGTTGTTGATAGATCTTCCTGTACATGTGAGGGACTCCGTGATCTTATCGCTTATGTTTTGTTCTCTGTTCtattctgttcagtttttttgtattttgactgcTCAATTTCCCTCAGTAAATCACCTGAAGCCTGAAAATGTCTACTAGCCAAGGTGATGCAACCCAAGTCACAATTGCATGTCTTTGTTCAGGTAGAGAGCTCGAGACAGTCTAGATAAAGAAACTGGTTTGTCTTTTGATAATTTTCCCAACCCTGGAAAgagattaaatcatttttacataatgtgttacaGGGTTGGTCTGAATTCCGTTTCAGTTTATTCTATTTAGGgaatgaattgaaattaaatttgtgaCTTAGGCAAAATAGCAATGATCTTCTTctgtagatttaaaaaatttgttaattgaatttaaatttatttcttgattttttaatttaaattttgcatTTAGACAACACTTATCTAGAACAATTTACACTgattacagttttttatttatttttataatcggtttatatagctggatatttacctAAGCAAgtgaggttaagtaccttgctcaagggtatagcAGTACTGTGCCCCATGGGATTCAACCTGGCAACTTCACAGTTACAAACCTCTTTCCTTAACCACTCTACTACTCCCCTGACCCCATTGACTCAGTTGAAACGGAACTGACGCAAACcgtgttaccttttttttttgttcttgactACTGGCTTCCGTAATAAATAATAGTTGTTTGCTTGGAAACCAGTGAATGCATCCAGTGATTTTGCTTCTATGGTAACTGAGCGCGAGCAGTAATTACCTTTACCTTTGGACCCGCACGCACCGGCATGCCTTACCTCTCATATCTCCCAGGTGAAGGTTCACGTCGTCGGAATGTGAAAGCGAGAGGAGGCGCAGCGGTGACGTTGTGGTTTGTGCTGCTCCCTGGTGGTCAATGTGAATCATTGCCACGTGCGATTTTATGTGTTATTGTGCTTAAATGcgaagcattacattacattacattacattacaggcatttagcagacgctcttatccagagcgacttacacaactttttacatggcactttacattgtatccatttatacagctggatatatactgaagcaatgcaggttaagtaccttgctcaagggtacaacggcagtgtccttacccgggaatcgaacctgcgacctttcggttacaagcgcagttccttacccactgtgccacactccgtccctaGCAGCCCTGGATCACTCGATTATGTGCGTTCGGTTGTCGGTAAGGCAGTGTCGGTGCGTGTGAGCTGAAGGTaacctgtgtgtggaggggcGTGTTGATGCTGGTGGAAATCATGCCGGGTTTTGCAGGTGattgcaggtgtgcaggtgattGATTAACGACCCTTGTCTGAGGCTTTGTTCATTGGGTTACCTggatgaatatttatgaagggTAGATGGGCTCCAAAGTCCCTCCACGTGCTTACATTGGAGCTGTGCATTTACCACACAACCTCTAAGCAACCAGGAACATGATTCAGCTTTAGTCGTCTTTTCTGGCTGCTGATCGGACCAGCATAGCCCCTCCCCTATTAGCGATGATGCTGTGAATATGGAGACAGACAGAtcaggttttaaaatgcatgtatattttgGGGGCAGACCGATCTCccccaatatttttatattaattaattatcctCTTCAATTAGTGTAATGACGTAAGAGCTGTGATTCGCTTTTCTCCACCAGAGTTGAAGTGAAACCTTTCCCCTGTGGATCAGAGCGTCACTGGACCATACCAACCCCATCCTCTCTCAGACCCTAAACTTCTCCTGACCCACTTACCTCagcgccccccgtccccctccctgAGGACATACTCAGGGTGTCTTAACCGTGAAGATTCATGGCCCCGGCACCATTAAAAATAACGCACCAGAAGGGCGATTGATAAATAGAGCCACCACGTGCTTTTAAAACCTGGCAGGCTGCTCGgagctgtgtgtgactgcgggATTCTGAAGAGCATGACATCAACCTCTTAATTCTCACACGGGAGGTGTGGATGTAGTCACTCTGCGCCCCGGAGTGGCATTGTGTTGCGGGTCTTAAAGGACAACACCCACACTGATTCGCCAAACATCACCTGCAGCCAGAACACAGCAGTCAgacctgtatttatttatttaaccttaatTGAGCAGAAGTTCACAGTAACAGTCTGGCGAAGAGGCCAGGGCTCAATCATGCAGTtaaaacagagacagaagggTTTTACATACGAAGCGGCAAGCCGCTAATGACAAGAGGGATGTCTTcgttgagaaaaaaagagaaagattcTTAGTGTGATTATGTCACTCCAACAAACAGACATCGCATTGAGGTGGGCTACTCTGGTACCCAGGAGGTAGTTTTGCTGCTGGCACTTTATGTGTGctttaaatgtgcatatatgtttCTAAAGACTCCGGAATTTTGAACTGTTTCCTAAGTCCTTATGTGCAGGTGCATGAAATTCTGGTCTTGTTATCATCATATTgtgctgtcatttctctgagctgaCTCACAGTGCGTTGTGAGGTGCTCGTCTTCCCAGATAGATGTCGGCTGGCTGCTGCCTCTCTGCTATTTTTAGAGACCTTTGAAAATGCGACAGCCCTGTTTGCATCTCAGGCTGATAGGGTTTGTCTCATCCAGTCATCCAATGCATTCCTTTAGTTTTGTAGTAGGAGCATATCAtatccaccagagggcagcacaTGGCCATAAAATTTACACCGTGGCTATTTTGAGGCTGCGGAGTTGGAAATGGGACTAATTTCAGTGGTAtttcactgctgctgtgtgcatGGCTAATatacataaagaaaatatattttacacatattATATATCATAATATATTATACACACAAGCTTTGTTTTGCCACCTGGACAAGCGAACACAACGATATGAttgcattaattcattttgcagAGCAACTTagacagattacatttttacatttaacattagcATGGCTGGATATTTATAGAAGCGCTGTGGGTTGAGTTCCTGTCCCTAGGGGGCGATAGAGGAGTGCATCAGCTGTGAGCTGAACCTGCAGTTTTGTAGTTTGAACTCCAGTTCCCTACGCAATGGCATGCACAAGACCGTCAAAtgaactgtgtgtatgtggctgttACTTCTTTTTCTACAATGgaacttcttttaaaaaaagcatattgcaCTCTTGACTTCAAAAAGTCAGATTTCAGACACTTGGCTGACATGTACTTAAAGTCTGTTTTTACTGCCTGCAtctcctcattaaaaaaaaaaaaaacattttaaaagatgaaatgaAACAGCTGGATGAGAAATATACCATCTTTATTAAGGCTAAGTAAGGTCTTTGTCGTTAGTGTACAAAAGTCGCATGCAATTCTGAAGcactggggggaaaaactgcatttcatttgcatatgaattaattcattaattttaacCAGTGATAAATATTGAACAGCCCTTCCAGCGATGGACAAACGCTCCCGCCTGAAAGGGGATCAGGTGTGACAGGTAGACCCACTGCGCAGGTGTTAAAGCTGCGATGCTGCAAGGTGAGGAGACTGAGGTGTGAGATGGTTCCTATGGAAACCTGTGGCGCTCCcttgagcatgctcagtgcctCCATCACCGCGGCAACCAGTGTAAGCACTTGGGCAGTTGGTGCTCTACAAGTCTACGCTCTTATTTACATCAGATCCAAACGCCCCGGAAACCTGATCATAGTCAGCTCTCCTCTGCAGACTCAGAGATCAGAGGGCGTGATTAGCTGCTTTATCGCTGTATTGTTAACGGGATGTCATTACAGTCATGATGTCATTGTTAAAGTACTGTCGCAGCGCTGTTTCATGAAAGGACACGCTTCTTACAAACGACATTTTCGCTGTACGCGCAAACCCCCTGCCATCATTTACAAGAGCAAGAGCAGGGAATAACAAAGTTACCAAAAACATTTCCAGAGGTGCCATGTGTTGAATCTTTGGGAGGAAAAGGCAGAAGGTAGATCGGGTGATATAATATAAGTTTGTTTCAGACCCCTGACTACATCCTCCAAAATCCCTGTGGTTGACCCTGTCTGGGTGACTAACAATTAGCACcgtgaaaataaacacaaaaaatgcagcAACAAAGCTAACTTTCAGTGCAAGAGCAGagttttaaaaaggtttaagCCCGTTCACTTTACGAACGTGTGCATAGACAAGCGGACTGTTCAGCTCACAAGGTGAGCCTGAGCATGTATTCTTCACTCAAGTTATTGTTAAACATTAATTCAATAAAAGGCAATCAAagcaagagaaataaagagaaggGGTTGAGAAAGCAATGATGGTCAGGCCCCTGAATTGAGCAGAAGAGAGGCGAGTTTAGCTAGCCATGCAAATGCGAATGAGACTGTTCTGTCTTTGAACATGAAGCCCTGACTATTTCCACTTTTCCGGAAGTGCCCACATTTCTAACATACAGGAAGTATCCGCATCTTCTCTGTACAGGAAGTGCCCACATATCCAACATACAAAAAAGTGCTCGCATCTTCACCGCACAAGAAGTGTGCACATCGTCTCCATACAGGAAGTGttcatattttcactgcagttaGTGGCCTTGTCTCAAAAAAGGAAGCATCCTCCAACACTGTCCTTTCGCTAGTTTTTCTGCTTTCTTGTCAAGCCGGACAGGTGAATGTGGATTTTACCTCTCTTGCGGAGAGATTTAATCAAAGCACAGAATGTTCATGAAGACACAGTGATCATACGCTTGGAGAGAAtcacccagaaaaaaaaacccagacccTCCCTTCAGGCCCAATGTGAACTTCCTAAAAGTTTCAGAAATACGGATCGGCTGACTCACACACCTGGCCCTTTTCTTCATTCAGGACCTTTTGCCCCCCGAGTTCGGCAGGCTGGGGGGCAGCTTCTGATAGAATTCCGGAGGGGCGGGGTTCGGACTGGCGGTCATCCCGGTGGGAATGTAGTACATGCTCTCCAGGTAGCCCTGATCCAGCGGCGGGTGGTTTTGGGGCTCCGTTTTGGGGCTCCGGTTGCTGGGGGTCCCGAACCCCCCGTTGCTCTGGTGCAGCCCttgcgggggcggggcctcggcgtggcggggggacgggggctgggagtgggggggcacGGAGTAGGGCAGGTACTGCGGCGCGTACATCCCCGGGTTGTGCATGGAGGGGTAGGGGGCGGCGACGGGGGGATACAGGCCGGAGTGGGACAGCGTCTGCTGCGGGATCAGCACCTCCACGTACTGCCCCGTCTCGGGGTCGAACAGCATCTTGCGCAGCGGCTGCATGGGCACCTCGATGTAGAAGTACTTCCCCGTTTCGGGGTCCAGCAGCACCCGTCGAGGGCTCTGCCCGTACCCCAGGCCGCCCCCGCCCTCGGGGTACAGCatgccgccgcccccgccgccctcGCCGCCGTACTCTGAGCCGTAAGGGGACACAAACCCCGGGGGGGTGCACAGGTACTGCGGCCTCACCTCCAGGGGGGGCACGCCCGGCGAGTGGGTGGAGTGGCTGGAGTAGGTGCTGCTGCCCGACAGCGAAGCTGGATGCTGGGGGGAGCGCTGCTGCCCCGGCCGCCTGTCCGCCTGctggcctggggggggctgCCTGCTGTTTTCGGGGCGGGGCTGCGGCAGtaggggggggcaggctggcaGGCCGGGAGGCGGGTGGTGAAGAGGCTGaaacgggtgggggggggcctgggcGAGGCTTGGCGGAGCACCCTTGGGGGAGCCCGGCTTGTAGCTCAGAGAGCGGCCGTCTGATCGCTGATGGTGGTGGCGAGCTGGGGGCGGAGCAGCaagagagggcggggcttgggTGTGTGAGGGCGGAGCCTGGGCAGTTGAGGGCCCAGGCACGAGGGGTGTGATGTCAGGGGGTCCAGGGCAGGGGACGCCGTCCGCTGCACAGGAACAGGGTGGAGCCTGGACGGGTGGGTGGTACCGGTTCGGTTTCCTGGAGTACAAGTCCGTCAGCAGCAGTGGGCTGAAGCTCTCCCTTTCATCGTAGCTTGGGGGGTCGTCCGAGGCGTAATAGCGTAGGTTGCTACTCTCGATTCGCTTGGTGGACGTTATGCTGATCGTTGACTGCTGTGAGCAGCTCGGGGATTGAGATGCGGTGGACACTGAAGATTGGCTGCAGGACGAGCTGCAGGACGAAACTAACGCTACCTGCTCCTGGGCGTCGCTGTGCGTTAAATTCGGCTGCTCTGGGCTGCTGGTCAAAGGAGGTTTTTGTTTGCAGCTGGAGATTGCCGACAACGCAGGTTGATTCTCCTTGCTGGATGCTGCAAGCGGCGCTGACGTTTGCGTGTCGCTGCTGTGGAGTTGTGCTGCTGCAGATGCCGACTGTTGCTTGCAGCTGGATGTTGGGGATCCTGCCGCTGCTGGTGCTGGTTTTCTTGTGCAGGTGGACACTGTTTTCACGTGTGTCAGCCGGGGTCTGTCACTGGATGTTGCTGCTGGTGTTTGTGGCGAACTGGGTGTTGGGTCCTGGGCCCCTGTGTTGTTCTCTCTGGGTTTCAGACTTGTCCTCTCGAGATCCATCTCCCTGAGctgaggaggggtggggttcCTAGGGTGGCGTTCCTCCTTAGGGTCCATcaatggggtgggggcagaagGGGAGGAGCGTGCAGGAGGCGGGACAGGGTCCGAGGGCTCAGATGAGGCCCCCTCTGCGGAGCAGGTCTGCAGGGGCACCTCCAGCGTGTTGACGTGTTTTTCGGTAGCGTTAGGGTCGTCGGCCGGGGCGTCGCAGACTCCGATATCAGCCTGGAAGCCCTTCTCCTTCAGGAGCATGGAGACGGAGCGACTGCAGCTGGTGGCGGTCAGGGCGAGAGGGGGCAGTGCTCCGGGTTCAAGCCCGCCCTCCGGAAGCCCATTCTGCAGGAACATCAGCGTGGACACTTCCCTGTCCTTACTGGGGAGTTTGGGGGTGCTGCCCAGCTTAGGGTGACGAGTGCCACCCCCAGGCACTTTCTCTGTGCGGCTGGCTGGTTCTGACACGCCTGAAGTGTTAGCTTCTGTGGCTGCAGTGTCCGGTGCGGCAGCTCCAGCTTCGGACAAACGGCCCCTAGGAGTGATGTGAAGGGAGGCGGTTTGTGTGACCTTCTGTGGAGGCATCTGCACAGGTACCTGCGGCTGCACTTGTGCTGATACCTGTGGCGGACCCTGTGGATGCACCTGTGCAGACACCTGTGTCGGTTCCTGTGAatgcacctgcacaggtacCTGTGGATGCACCTGTGCAGACACCTGTGTAGGTTCCTGTGAATGGACCTGCACAGGTACCTGTGCTTTCTCCCCCTCTGCTTGCCTCTCACCTGGTCGGCCGGTTGCCAGCCCCTCTACCTTCCGGCTGACGTACTCAATCTGCATGGGTGGGGGCTTTTCCACCACCTCGGcccagggggcgctgtcctgCGCCGGCACTGCAGTGGCCTTAAATGACAGATTGTAAGTGTTCTTCACCAGCTTCCTCACGTCCCTCACCTTGTGGACGGGGGCTCTGGGTCTGTTCTTCTCAAACGCCTCCCCATTCTCTGGGCGGTCTCCTGTCTTGCTCTCCGTCTCACGCTCGTGTGTTTCTTTTTCCGGCAGTCGCCCGGGCGAGGGGGCCACGCGACTCTCTTCCTGTTTGGGCGCCGAGTCACCGGAGAGGCAGTCCATCGTCAGGGAactctttttcttctccctgGCGGTGCAAGGCTTGAGCATTATTTCTGGCGTTTTGGACATGAACGTGCTCCTGGCGCTCTGTTGTTTATAGTTTTCCGACCTGGTGGTGTAGCATTCCTGGTTTCTGTTTGTCATTCCGCCCGGAGCGCCGGGAGCTCGGGTAGCAGCGGCGCCTGTGTTCCCGGAGACGGCATTTGCTGAGTCACCCGAGTGCTTCTCACACAGGTTCTCGTCGCTCGGCAGTTTTACCcaatctctgcctctctgtttctctacaCCTCCGTTGCCCTGTTTCCACACACTGCCACGCTGTTTATCCATTTCTTTgttgctctgtttctctgtctccctgctgcTCTGCTTCCACATCTCTCTGCCACTCCGTTTCTCTGTCTTTGGACTTTCGAACGGGATGACCAGTTCAGATCTCATACCCTGCTTCCCGGTGTTGTTCTTCTGAAACTCTAGACTGCTTGCGCCACTCTGGAGTGGACTGTAGCCATATCTGCCCAAAGGTTTTGGCTGTGGTTTGGGGTCAAAGCTCCTGTGCTGTTTCACTGAGCTGCTCTGTGGGGCAGATTCCACCTGGAGTGGGAGGTCTTCTTCTGAAAGGCTGCAGTCTGAGGGGAGCTCGCTGCTCAGGTTTGACCCCTCCATTTTGGGGGTCTCTGTGACCGAGTGCGAGCTTTCAGGTGACGCATTCTTCCCCACGGCGGAGCTGGAGTCCCCGCTCTGGAGAGACGGCTGGGAGATGGCGAGAGTCTGGTTGTGCTGCATCTTCTTGGAGAGGACGCTCTTGATCAGGCAGGAGGCCGTTTTTGTTTTGCTAGATGTCTCATCCAAGGAGAGGGACTTCTGGAGTTTCTGCTTCCTGTCGCCTGGTTCGGGTTTGACTTCCTTGCAGGACTCCTCGTGGACGGCGGCTGGCGTGCTGTGCTGGCGCAGCAGCGCGTCCCTTGAATGCCTCTGGCCTGGCGCTGCCTCATTGGCAGCATCGGTGGCCGCTTCATCATTCTCGCTGACCTGTGATTCGCTGGTGTCCCGCCTCTTCAGCTGGATCTGCCTCTTCGGCACCGTCCTCTTCCCTCTTCGCACGTCCTCCCGGCTCTCCAGTGCCACGTCCACGCATTCGAAGCTCCCCATCTCAAAGCGCCTGGTCGCGTCCAGTCTGTCCGGGGCGAGGCCCGCGGGTGGCTGGTGGGGGAGATTGTCGCCATCGTGGCGAATGGAGCCCTGCAGGTCCGCGTACGCCGACCAAGCAGTGGCTCCAGGGCTGTCCTCCGTGGAGAGCTGCGATACATTTGTGGAAGACCTGTGGCTGGAGTTATACACGTCCAGGTAGTCTGCCTGAGGACTGGAAAGGCTTCTGAAGGCCTGGTCTGTGAACCACTTCACCTCGTCATCGGCTTCATCCAACTCGCTGCCCATGCTGGAGGTTTCACTGGAGTATTCGGGGGCAGGGCGCTGGCTAGCGCTGCTTCTGGTGGGCCGAGGAATCGGTCGAGGCTTCCTGGCGCGAGCCTGGTTCTCCTTCTGTGAGCTGAGAGTTCTGAGCGGgttttgctgctgttgctgctgggTGACGAGCAGACAGTCTGAATAACAACCAGCTGGCATTCCCGTCCGGAGCTGCCTGCATGTGGGTGCCGAGCTGGGGCTCACAGGCGCTCTTCTATTCCTGGCACTGAATGACAGCTCAACCTGTTGCTCTTCGTAACTGGCCTTTTCCCGGCTGCCCTCCCCCTCATCTGCTCCCCGCTCCTCTATTTtatgctcctcctcctcctcctctcccccctccctctgccccttgTCCCTGTGAGGCTGGCTGTTGTCCCCCTGCCTGGGTTGCACAGTGGGGCTTTCCCCAGATGTGGAAACTCCCGGCTCCCGTGGTGCGCTGA
It contains:
- the si:ch73-43g23.1 gene encoding protein piccolo, with amino-acid sequence MESLSMDDDRLSFLRSTPFSFSLYNRDGPNRVEIFDITRIPTCRSAISETTCLCDIFGDDCESPTLSSSPPTGSLAKVEEDKFARADDSPNDSPGSYHTANGSEQLSDSSDTFEDSKDVLSPVPPPTASLPEARGASPLSKSNGLSPDPQTTPPSAQSKGTASSPRSVAPLSLSPEPRSANISPKHRTTASPHTPSIKFPSLEASCSGLSSEHRSIDISPKSEATATPYKHRSTAPSPAPRDTDVFYEATDTTPTPEDWDVRHTTEPRGTEPRITAIPPEPRSISPELQHRVKPSRPEPSVASLQTEYKPSSLELELRAEIPDSEPRNTSPKPEPRALSAEPEPRATFSEPGPRAISPEIKPRTTSPKQELSAASTEPESRVVSSKLEPSVTSLEPEPRDKSPVIKPRAIFPLKELSAILPEPEPSATSPEPEFRTQFPEPKSSDTSPEPEPSTTSPEPEFRTLSPEPEPSATSPQQECCAASPEPEFQTQFPELEPSAISSEPEFRTPSPESKPSATSPEPDFKAPYPEAELSAASPEPEFRTPSPEQEPSATSPEPEFRTPSPEQEPSATYPEPECRTPSPEQEPSATYPEPEFRTQYPEPEPSATSPEPEFRTPSPEPEPSATSTEPEPSATSTEPEPSATSSEPEFRTPSPEPEPSATSTEPEPSATSSEPEFRTKSPESESSATSSKSEPRSTYPELNTICPSPEGTISASSPKPRGLVVSLKPNATFSSAESIETVLLRETTITAHTAESKASSPTQEPRIKDPSHEPRQTNPSLEMRSTNLSLESKTATHGLETWCSTASPEPPSTVNSREQRNSEISSEPRRPTISAECKNPELFKLTGHAAEHSGTAAVLELGDRDQLLKPTTEPTDTSCPPKPCEREEGRMTAVLANSNAGEGLQSAQPLFASETVSIRPPGNRKSEAGPSEETAAEGPGLISAPREPGVSTSGESPTVQPRQGDNSQPHRDKGQREGGEEEEEEHKIEERGADEGEGSREKASYEEQQVELSFSARNRRAPVSPSSAPTCRQLRTGMPAGCYSDCLLVTQQQQQQNPLRTLSSQKENQARARKPRPIPRPTRSSASQRPAPEYSSETSSMGSELDEADDEVKWFTDQAFRSLSSPQADYLDVYNSSHRSSTNVSQLSTEDSPGATAWSAYADLQGSIRHDGDNLPHQPPAGLAPDRLDATRRFEMGSFECVDVALESREDVRRGKRTVPKRQIQLKRRDTSESQVSENDEAATDAANEAAPGQRHSRDALLRQHSTPAAVHEESCKEVKPEPGDRKQKLQKSLSLDETSSKTKTASCLIKSVLSKKMQHNQTLAISQPSLQSGDSSSAVGKNASPESSHSVTETPKMEGSNLSSELPSDCSLSEEDLPLQVESAPQSSSVKQHRSFDPKPQPKPLGRYGYSPLQSGASSLEFQKNNTGKQGMRSELVIPFESPKTEKRSGREMWKQSSRETEKQSNKEMDKQRGSVWKQGNGGVEKQRGRDWVKLPSDENLCEKHSGDSANAVSGNTGAAATRAPGAPGGMTNRNQECYTTRSENYKQQSARSTFMSKTPEIMLKPCTAREKKKSSLTMDCLSGDSAPKQEESRVAPSPGRLPEKETHERETESKTGDRPENGEAFEKNRPRAPVHKVRDVRKLVKNTYNLSFKATAVPAQDSAPWAEVVEKPPPMQIEYVSRKVEGLATGRPGERQAEGEKAQVPVQVHSQEPTQVSAQVHPQVPVQVHSQEPTQVSAQVHPQGPPQVSAQVQPQVPVQMPPQKVTQTASLHITPRGRLSEAGAAAPDTAATEANTSGVSEPASRTEKVPGGGTRHPKLGSTPKLPSKDREVSTLMFLQNGLPEGGLEPGALPPLALTATSCSRSVSMLLKEKGFQADIGVCDAPADDPNATEKHVNTLEVPLQTCSAEGASSEPSDPVPPPARSSPSAPTPLMDPKEERHPRNPTPPQLREMDLERTSLKPRENNTGAQDPTPSSPQTPAATSSDRPRLTHVKTVSTCTRKPAPAAAGSPTSSCKQQSASAAAQLHSSDTQTSAPLAASSKENQPALSAISSCKQKPPLTSSPEQPNLTHSDAQEQVALVSSCSSSCSQSSVSTASQSPSCSQQSTISITSTKRIESSNLRYYASDDPPSYDERESFSPLLLTDLYSRKPNRYHPPVQAPPCSCAADGVPCPGPPDITPLVPGPSTAQAPPSHTQAPPSLAAPPPARHHHQRSDGRSLSYKPGSPKGAPPSLAQAPPHPFQPLHHPPPGLPACPPLLPQPRPENSRQPPPGQQADRRPGQQRSPQHPASLSGSSTYSSHSTHSPGVPPLEVRPQYLCTPPGFVSPYGSEYGGEGGGGGGMLYPEGGGGLGYGQSPRRVLLDPETGKYFYIEVPMQPLRKMLFDPETGQYVEVLIPQQTLSHSGLYPPVAAPYPSMHNPGMYAPQYLPYSVPPHSQPPSPRHAEAPPPQGLHQSNGGFGTPSNRSPKTEPQNHPPLDQGYLESMYYIPTGMTASPNPAPPEFYQKLPPSLPNSGGKRS